CGTCAAAACTCCCGCCTTTACGCCTTTCTATTGAAAATATATTTAGAACTATTTTTGATCTTTCAGCTTGTAAAGGGCTGATCAGGAAGTTGAAAAATAATTTTTCTCCTTCTTTATTGCTTAGGAGATTATTGTTTTCAAGATATGTACTGGTTTGAATAAATCCCGAAGGCCGATCGAGCTGTACAATAAAATAACCACCATCCTGAAGCACTTGTATTATCTTGTTATATGCCGAATTACTTGCGATCGGGATAGTTTTAGTACGGTCTGGATTTTGTGCCAACAGGGGGCTGGAAAAGAAGAATACATAAGCAATCAGCATCAAGGAGAATTGGATAAAATGTTTCATATTGCCGAATTAAAGATCTTATCTAATGAATACTGTAATTTAACAATTTTATTTTTGATGACGGGTAATTAGATTGTCACGCTGTTATTTAATTCGTATACCTAATATTTTTAGACTACGTTCTTCCTGATCCAAGGTTGCTATATTGGGTAAGTTGGCCCATTCCTTGAAACCCGTCTTTTCAAATAATGCGATGCTTGGAAGATTGTGTGCAAAGATAAATCCCAATAAGGTATGTACGCCTAAACCTGGGGCTTTATCAATGCAGTACTGGAGAATCTGTTTACCCAGGCCTCGACCACGTTGCTGTTCATCCAAATAGATACTGATTTCTACTGTTGCGTCATAAGCTGGACGACCATAGAAAGATTGAAAACTTACCCATCCAAGTATCTGGTTATTTTCATCTTCTATCAGCCACAGGGGTCTTTTCGAAGCGTTATGTTCGTCAAACCATTTTTGTCTACTGGCAACAGATACTGGGGCAGTGTCTGCAGTAACCATGCGGGAGGCTATTGTAGAGTTGTATATTTCTACTATGCGTGGTAAATCATGTTGTGCTGCGTCGCGAAATTTTAATTGATTCATGGTTTGTACTGTTTAATTGTTGTTTGGACGACTCTGATATGCTGCCCGAAGATAGCCTGTGTTGCGAATAACAAGCAGATAAAAAGAATGAATTTCATGAAGATCGGCTTTATATTAAATCTGTTTTTGTCAAACTTAGATAAATTGCTTTTTATATGCAATACAATTACCCTTCATAAAGGTAACAATTCATACATGTGAGACATTTCTTGTTGTTTTTCTGGCTGATTTATATCGATCACAGGGGTAAATTGCACGATTTCTGTATTTTATGAGTGAAATTTACACTAATTTGAACAAATATTTCACTACATAGTGTTATTTTTTTTCTCATCTTAGATCATTCAACGAAGACACATCAGCGTTATTGATGATAGATCTTAGCGAAATAGCTTGTCTTTTCGTTTAGTTATACAGGAACTTTTCTAAACAGGAATTTTTCACCGAGTTCCGGTCGCCATAAAATCACTAAAAAATTAGCTAAGAAGGATCTAGGGAAGAGATTGGCTAGCAGCCATGCTGTTAGCTACTTTTTTGAATACAACGAATCAATTATGAACGCATTGCAAGCTGTACCTAAAATCCGAATCCGTTCAATGGATGTTATGCGTGGTTTCACGCTGTTCTTGATGTTATTTGTCAATGACTTGTTTATTCCAGGTGTACCTAAATGGCTGGTTCATTCGGAAGCAGATGAGGACGGAATGGGATTGGCGGATTGGGTATTTCCGGGATTTCTTTTTATGGTTGGAATGGCAGTGCCTTATGCTGTTGCGGCCAGGGAAAAGATAGGTTCATCGACAGCGGTCATTTTTGTTCATATGCTGATCAGAACATTAAGTTTATTGCTTATTGGTGTATTGATATTGAATGGTTCGCGAGTTGATCCACAGTTGACGGGGATGTCACATTTGTTGTGGTTGGCACTGCTGTATGTATTCGTTTTTCTGATTTGGAATCATTATCCGAAAGACATGCAATATCAAGATCCATGGTACGCCGAGCTGGGCATTGGTTTGTTGCGGGATTAGCGTATTGCTTTTGATACCACTTTATTATTTCATTGATGTGAAAGGCTACCATCGCGGGATAGGATTGTTTGAGGAGGCCGGAAAGAACTCATTAACGACCTATCTTGCTCCTGATCTGATCTACTTTGTCTGTTGGGGTTTTCATCTACCACTATTCTTCTATAAACAATCGGATTATATGAGCTTAGCTATTGCCGGTTCATTGCTTTGGGCTTTAGCCATGTTGTGGTATGCAATATTGATGAAGAAGCTACATATTTATCTGAAACTTTAGCTAGCGAGTAAGCATCAAATGTGAATGCTTTACGGATTATATATTAGAACGATCACTATCATCTAGAAACAAAATAAGAAGCTATTATGGAATGTAAATTGAAATCAATATTTAGTCAGACCTTCACTGTTCTGTTATTGACTTTATTGTTGTATCCTAGTGTAAGTTGTGCACGAGCGAAAAACAAAAAAGTTGTTATCGCCTATGTCACTTCCTGGTCTAAAGTGATGCCTGATCCGACTTATCTGACGCATATCAATTATGCCTTTGCACATGTCAGCGACAGCTTTGACGGCCTACGTATAGATAATGAATCTAGATTGAAGGCTATTACGGATCTTAAGAAAACACATCCACATCTAAAGGTATTGCTGTCCGTTGGCGGCTGGGGAAGCGGTCGGTTTAGCGAAATGGCTGCTAATGAATCTAATCGGCAAAAGTTTGCCAAAGACTGCTGGCGTGTGATGAGGGAATTTAATCTTGATGGTATTGACATTGACTGGGAATATCCAACGAATTCTTCTGCAGGGATCTCGTCTTCTTTAGCGGATACGGAGAATTTCACCTTGCTCATGCACGATATCCGCAAGGCTATTGGTAAGAAGAAACTGTTGACTTTGGCTTCTGTTGCGAACGGTAAGTATATTGCTTTTGACAAGATTAAGAATGATGTGGATTTTGTGAATATCATGACTTATGATTCGGGTCATCCGCCTTATCATCACGCGAGTTTACACCGTTCACCTTTATCTGGACATACAACTTGTGTGGAGGCCGTTAAGGCCCACATCGAGGGCGGTATGCCTGTTGAAAAATTGGTGCTGGGAATTCCATTCTATGGTCGGGGCAATAAAACTGAAGTCAAGAGTTTTATCGATTATAAAGATCTGCTTTCACTTCAGGGCTTTGAGCAGAAATGGGACGATGAGGCTAAAGCGCATTATCTTGTCAACGATAAAGGGGATTTTGTACTGACTTATGAAACGCCAGAATCGATTGCACTTAAATGCGATTATGTACACGACAGGACTACTCGGTGCGATGTACTGGGAATACGCGGGAGATACAGCAGGAGGTGTCTTACGGGATGCCGTCTACAAAGGTATTCTAGAATAAACAAAAAAGCCTAACGTGAGTTAGGCTTTTTTGTTTGTGGAGCTGGAGAGATTCGAACTCTCGTCCAGTCATGGTACTGTATACGCTTTCTACATGTTTAGCTTCTCTTTAATTGTCGAGCGAGGGAAGGTGAGTCGCTTACCTATACCGTACGCCGTAGTTGCTGTTTCTCACAAGTGCTTAGCAACATCACACTTGCCAGTTCTATTGTTCGATGCCCCGAATGTTAAACCAAAGAACAGGATCTAACGGGACAAATAGCTATGTTAAGTCTAACTTAAGCAGCTAAGGCGTAGTTTTCTTCGCCAGTTATAATTCTGAAAGTTCAGATTAAAGTGCTCTACTAACAACGCACTACATGCTTACATAACCGTCTCCATCCTGTCAATTCCGGTCAACCCCAATTATGTCTTACAAAGGTACTATTTTTTTGCTTAATCAGCAAGATACGTGCGATTCTTGTTTAATGCTTTGGTTCTGAATGGAAAACAAATGATGCTTTAATAAAATTGCTAAAGAATCGAACCTTATTTGACTGGCTGAGTGTTCTGTTATTTTTACAGGGATTTTGATAGGCAGAAAGTTCTTGATGGATTTATGTTTCCAATAAAAAAGCTGGATATAAAATCCAGCTTTTTTATTATTTGATCAATCCAATTATTTGATCAATCCAATTATTTGATCAATCCAGCCCTTTTCAACAAAGGTTCTACCGAAGGTTCTTGTCCCCGGAAACGTTTGTAAAGAACCATTGGATGTTCGGTTCCACCTTTTGAAAGAATATTATCCTTGAATTTGGTTGCGATTTCCTTATTGAAAATACCGTTTTGTTTAAAGTAGTCAAATGCATCTGCATCCAGTACTTCGGCCCATTTATAGCTGTAATAGCCCGAAGAATAACCGCCATTGAAAATATGGGAGAAGGCTGTGCTCATGGCATTGTCCTTGACATCGGGATAGAGTTTTGTCGAAGCAAACTGTTGATCTTCGAATGATTTGAGGTCCGAGATCGCGGTTGGATCCTGTCCATGCCAGCCCATATCCAATAGACCAAAGCTCAATTGGCGCATTGTTGCCATACCCTCAAGAAATGAAGCGCTTTCTCGGATCTTTTCGACAAGTTCAATCGGAATCACTTCGCCAGTTTCATAGTGTTTGGCAAATAGCTCAAGAGCTTCTTTTTCGTAGCACCAGTTTTCCATCACCTGACTCGGTAACTCGACAAAATCCCAATATACAGAGGTTCCAGATAGTGTAGGATAAGTGCTATCAGCTAGCATACCATGTAGGGCATGTCCAAATTCGTGAAATAATGTGGTCACTTCCTGAAAGGTCAACAGCGAAGGTTTTGAAGCTGTAGGACGCGTAAAATTGCAAACAATGGAGACATGCGGACGTTCTTGTTTACCCTGTTGAATGTACTGTGGTTTGAAAGATGTCATCCAGGCCCCATTTCTCTTTCCTTTACGCGGGAAGAAATCGGCATAGAAGATAGCGACTAATTCACCGTTGTCTTTACTGACCTCAAATGTTTGTACTTCTTCGTGGTAGGTATCTATTGTATCGACTTCCTTGAAGTTGATGCCAAACAAGCGATGGGCTACTTCAAATGCACCTTGTAAGACATTTTCGAGTTTGAAATAAGGTTTGAGCTTTTCATCGTCCAAATTAAAGCGTTCCTGTTTCAGCTTTTCGGCATAATAGGCGCCATCCCATTTTTCCAATTGGTCTATGCCATGCATGTTTTTTGCAAATTGGGATAATTCTGCAAATTCTTTCACTGCCGCTGGTTTCGCTTTTCCAAGGAGGTCGTTTAGGAATTCGGTGACTTTACTTGGGTTTTGCGCCATACGTTCGGCAAGGACAAAGTCTGCATGGGTGGCGTAGCCTAATAAGTTAGCACGTTCGAAGCGCAGTTTTACAATTTTAAGGACATTGTCTACGTTGTTGTGCTCGTTATCCTGAAAAGCTTTACGGCCTGCGGCGAGGGTAATTTCTTTGCGAAGTTCCCGATTGTCGGCATAAGTGACAAAAGGAAGATAGCTCGGGAAATCCAGGGTAAAAAGCCAGCCTTCTTTTTCCTTGGCTTTAGCCAAAGCATGGGCAGCTTCTACAGCACCCTCTGGAAGTCCAGCAAGATCTTTTTCGTCTGTTACCAACAGCTGATAGGCATTGGTTTCGGCCAGGACATTCTCCCCGAATTTCAATTTTAAAAGCGATAGCTCGGCATCTATTTCGCGGAGCTTTTCTTTCTGTTCATCATTTAAAAGTGCGCCGTTGCGTACAAAATCCTTATAGGATTTTTCCAATAAGGTGGTTTGCTCTGCCGTCAATGTCAGTTGATCCTTCTGGTCGTATACAGCCTTAACCCTTTTGAAAAGATCGAAATTTAAGGTGATATCATTGCCTAAAGCAGATAGTTTTGGGGCGACATCCTGTGCGATCTTTTCGAGATCAGCATTGGTTTCAGCGGAATGCAGATTGAAAAAGATATTGGACAAACGATCTAGTGTCTGTCCAGAGTAGGACATAGCAGCGATGGTATTGTCGAAAGTTGCCGTTTCGGGATTGTTGACGATAGCATCGACTTCATCTTTTGTCTTCTGAATAGCCTCATCAAATGCGGGAATATAATCTTCGTTTTTTATCTGTGAAAACGGAGCCGTGTCGTGCTGCGTTTTAAATTTTTCTGTTAAAATACTCATAGGAGTAAATGTAATAAATATTTATTTCAAGCGATAACATCTGCTTAAATTATGGGGCTGAGATGATATTTGACCGAATAGGCGTTTAGGCTGCGCCGAAAATTTAGGAGGAAAATTAGAACTGCATAAAAAAAGAGCTCCTCTGAGCTCTTTTTTATATTTGGATAGGAGATTAGGCCAGTTTTCCTAATGCTTCTTTGATTCTTTTCAAAGCTTCAATCAAACTTTCGTCTGAAGCAGCATAAGACAAGCGGATGTAATTGTCGTTACCGAATGAATCTCCACCTACTGTAGCTACGTGACCAACATTCAATAAGTACAATGCCAAATCAGATGAGTTTTTAATGACATTACCATCTTGGTCTTTTTTACCAAAGAACGAAGAGATTTCTGGGAAGAAATAGAATGCGCCCTCTGGAAGATTTGTTCTTACGCCAGGGATTTCAGTCAATAGATCGTATACCAATTGGCGACGACGAGCGAAAGCTTCTTTCATTTTGTTGACAGATTCTAATCCTTGTTCATAAGCGACGATTCCTGCACGTTGAGAAATTGAACATGTACCTGAGGTTGTCTGTCCTTGTAATTTATCATTCGCGGCAGCAATGGTTTTGTTGGCAGCGATATAACCTAAACGCCATCCCGTCATTGCAAATGCTTTTGAAAAGCCATTTATGATAATTACTCTATCTTTGATGCTTTCAAATTGTGCGATGGATTCGTGTTTGTCTACAAAGTTGATATGCTCGTAGATTTCATCGGATAGGATAAATACCTGTGGATGTTTTTCGAAAACTTCAGCTAATGCAGCCAATTCATCTTTGCTGTAAACTGTTCCTGTGGGGTTGTTTGGCGAAGAGAACATAAACAATTTGGTTTTTGGTGTAATTGCCGCTTCCAATTGTGCTGGTGTAATCTTAAAGTTATTGTCGATCTCTGTATTGATAAATACCGATTTTCCTTCTGCTAAAACGACCATTTCGGAGTATGATACCCAATACGGTGTTGGGATAATTACCTCATCACCCGGGTTGATCAACGTCAAAATTACATTAGACAGGGATTGTTTCGCACCTGTAGAAACAACAATTTGAGAGATATCATAATCTAAATTGTTTTCTGTCTTCAACTTGTTTACAATTGCCTGGCGCAACTCAGGGTATCCCGGTACCGGCGAATAACGCGTCCAGTTTTCATCTAGGGCTTTCTTCGCTGCATCTTTTACATGCTCAGGGGTGTTGAAATCAGGTTCACCTACGCTAAGGCTAATTACATTAACGCCTTTCGCTGCTAATTCGCGGCCCAACTTGGTCATTTTAAGTGTAGCCGATTCGGACAAATTATTTATCCTGTCTGATAAGTATGATGATGTGCTCATGGTAAGACAAAGATATTATATACGTTGCAAATAATCTTCTTTATTTTTGAGAATTTACAAAGAAAAGTAGCTCTTTTATTGGGCTTTTTTAATAAAAGGGCAGTTGAAGCGATTTAGCACAGTTATTTAATTGATCCCTGATGTTGGATGTTCAAAACTAATCGTTCTGATTTGTCGTTATATCTTTACCTTTGCGCTCACAAAAATGCTGGCTAGTCCTCATTTCATCATTAGCTCATAGAAGGTTTCATATAGAAGATAAGCATCATGTCAAGACAAAGAAGATTGGTTTTACTATCGCTTTTTACGGGAATAGGTTTGATGATTGTGAAGTTTTTTGCCTACTTTTTAACGGACTCCAGTGCAATCTTTACAGATGCGGCAGAGAGTATCGTTAATGTGATTGCTTCGGGTTTTGCATTTTATAGTATTTATCTTTCGGCGCAACCTAAGGATGAGAATCATCCCTACGGGCATGGTAAAGTGGAGTTCTTTTCGGTGTTTTTGGAAGGTGGACTTATTTTTATCGCCGGCGCCATTATCTTAGCCAAGGCTTGTTACAATCTTTTCTTTCCGGCAGCGTTAACGCACCTTGAACAAGGGATTTATTTGATCGGTATTACATCTGTGATAAATTTTGCAGTAGGATTCTATATCATGAAGCGTGGACGTGCATTGGGCTCTATTACCTTGGTGGCGGACGGAAAACATCTGCAGGTAGATGCCTATAGTACGGTCGGATTGATACTGGGTTTACTATTGATGAGACTGACAGGTTTCCAATGGATCGATGTGGTCATTTCAATTGTATTGGGGCTTTTTATCCTCTTCAATGGTTATAAGCTACTTCGCCAATCGATCGGTGGATTGATGGATGAATCGGATACAGCGCTCGTACAAGATGTCGTCGAAATCTTGGAGCGCAATCGGAAAGATGAATGGATTGATGTTCATAATCTTCGTGTACAGCGCTATGGGAACGAACTCCATGTAGATTGCCATCTCACACTACCCCGTTACCTTGACCTTATCCAGGTGCACGATGAAATTTCTGCTGTGGATAAGATTGTTAATAAGGAGATGTCGGTACGGACCGAATTTTTCGTTCATGCGGATCCTTGTCTTCCACAGTGCTGCCAATATTGTCAGGTCGACAATTGCCCAATTCGTTCGGAGCAATTTCGAGGACGAATTTCGTGGGACACAGACAATGTTACACGAAATCAGAAACATTTTTTATATGCTATTGCTGAATAGCGGATGCAGTTTCTACCGTTCTTAATAGGAATAGTGTCTAGTCTGATGTCTTCGCGTATAGTAAACTAAAAAAAAGCTAGTTTATATAAATATATATAAAAAAAGGTATCTTTGCCTTTTAGCAAAAGAGTTTAAAAATCCTATATGAAGCACATTCGTAATTTCTGTATTATTGCGCATATTGACCATGGCAAAAGTACTTTGGCAGACCGCCTTTTAGAGTATACCAATACCATCAGTCAGCGTGAGGCACAGGCACAATTACTTGATAATATGGATTTGGAACGTGAACGTGGTATTACGATCAAGAGTCACGCCATCCAAATGAATTATAAAAGAGATGGTCAGGAATATATTTTGAACCTGATTGATACCCCGGGACACGTGGATTTTTCTTATGAGGTGTCGCGTTCAATTGCTGCCTGCGAGGGCGCTTTATTGATCGTTGATGCATCTCAAGGTATTCAGGCGCAAACGATTTCAAATTTATATCTAGCGTTGGAGCATGATTTGGAAATCATCCCAATTCTCAACAAAATGGACCTTCCTGGTGCTATGCCGGAAGAAGTCAAAGATCAGATTGTGGATTTGATCGGTGGTGACCGCGATGCGATTATTCCTGCATCTGGTAAAACTGGTCTTGGTGTTCCGGATATTTTGGAAGCTATTGTGGACCGTATTCCACATCCAGTGGGTGATCCTGATGGACCTTTGCAAGCCTTGATTTTTGACTCTGTTTTCAACTCATTCCGTGGTATCATGGCTTATTTTAAAGTTGAAAATGGTGAAATCCGCAAGGGCGACCGCGTGAAATTTGTTGCTACTGGGAAAGAATATTTTGCCGATGAAATTGGTACACTGAAGTTGAATCAAGTACCTAAAGAAGTCATTAAGACCGGTGATGTAGGTTATATTATCTCTGGTATCAAGGAGGCACGGGAGGTGAAAGTAGGGGATACCATTACGCATAAAGATCGTCCTTGTTCTGAGGCTATCCAAGGGTTTGAAGAGGTGAAACCGATGGTCTTTGCGGGTATTTATCCTGTAGATACGGAGGATTACGAGGAGTTGCGTGAATCGATGCACCGTTTGCAGCTAAACGATGCTTCTTTGGTGTTTGAACCAGAGTCGTCGGCAGCCTTGGGTTTCGGTTTCCGTTGTGGTTTCTTGGGTATGCTTCACATGGAGATTATTCAAGAACGCCTAGAGCGCGAGTTTGATATGACGGTGATCACGACAGTTCCCAACGTATCCTATAAGGCCTATATGACCAAAGATAAAGAGGAAGTGATCGTACATAATCCTTCTGATCTACCGGATCCAAGTAAATTGGATTCAATCGAAGAGCCATATATTAAAGCTAATATTATTACGAAATCGGATTTCGTTGGACCAATTATGTCACTTTGTATCCAAAAACGCGGTACGATCATGAACCAGCATTATTTGACTTCAGATCGTGTTGAATTGGTTTTTGAAATGCCAATGGGAGAAATTGTATTTGACTTTTATGATAAGTTGAAAACAATCTCTAAAGGTTACGCTTCATTTGATTACCACCAGATTGGTTATCGCAAGTCAGATTTGGTAAAACTGGATATTCGATTGAACGATGAACCTGTAGATGCCTTGTCATCGTTGATACATCGGAGCAACGCGTATGATTTTGGTAAAAAGATCTGTGAAAAACTAAAAGAACTGTTACCCCGTCAACAATTTGAAATTCGTATCCAGGCGTCAATCGGTGCAAAGATTATTGCCCGGGAGACGATCTCAGCTTTACGTAAAGATGTTACGGCAAAATGTTATGGTGGTGATATCTCCCGGAAGCGTAAGCTTTTGGAAAAACAAAAGAAAGGTAAGAAACGCATGCGTCAGGTTGGGAACGTAGAGATTCCGCAATCTGCATTTATGGCGGTATTGAAATTAGATTAATCAAAATAACACAATAATAAAGGAGCTCTTGAGCTCCTTTTAAATACAATAAAATCTCCTAAACATGAATCTTTTAGATGGTAAACTAGTTTCCGAAAAAATTAAAGAACAAATTGCGTTAGATGCGGCTGAATTTACGACACAGACTGGCCGTAAGCCTCATTTGGTTGCTATCCTTGTGGGGAATGATGGTGGTAGCGAAACCTATGTAGCTAGCAAAATGCGCAACTGTCAACTGGTCGGCTTTGAATCAACAAACATTCGTTATGATGAAAACATAACAGAGGATGAATTGATCGCTAAGGTCAAAGAAATCAATCAGGATGAGTCTATCGATGGTTTGATTGTTCAGTTGCCTTTACCAAAACATATTGATCCAGATAAAGTTACCGAAGCAATTGATTACCGCAAAGATGTGGATGGTTTCCATCCGATCAACCTCGGACGTATGCAACGTAATCTTCCTTGTTTTATTCCAGCTACGCCATATGGTATTATGTTGATGTTGGATTATTATAAGATCGATACAGCAGGCAAGCACGCCGTAGTGGTTGGAAGAAGCAATATCGTAGGATCGCCGATGAGTATCTTACTGGCTCGTAATTCCAATCCAGGTAATTGTACTGTAACATTAACACATAGTCGCACAAAAGACCTTAAAACAGAGGTTTTGCGGGGTGATATCGTTGTTGCGGCAATCGGTAAGAAAAATTTTGTTACAGCAGACATGGTGAAAGATGGGGCAGTAGTAATTGATGTCGGTATTAATAGAGAAACTTCTACAGCAACGAAATCTGGTTTTAAGCTATATGGTGATGTCGATTTTGAAAATGTTGCTCCTAAAGCATCCTGGATTACACCTGTACCGGGCGGAGTTGGGTTAATGACGATCGTCGGTTTATTGAAAAATACACTGGAAGCTGCAAAAGGAACAATCTATCCGAAGCAATAATTTTGTCTAATTGGCATAGAAGTTGTATATTGATGTATACGTGCTCTGATGAGCCGTTGAAAACTACACTCATAAATCAATTTATAATGAAAAAAATTGCACTTTTAGCAGTCGTAGCAGGAGCATTGGTCATGTCTTCTTGCAACAATTCGGAGAAAAAAGACACTACAGCGACAGATTCGGCAAAAACAGTCGGTGAGCATGTAGATGCGGCAATCGCAGATTTAAAAAATGCGGAGGAAAATGCCCGTTTGAAAGCAGAGCAGGCGAAAAAGGATTTGGATGAAGCTATCGCAAAAGGCGATAAAGCCGCCGAGGAAAAGGCTCGAGCTGCTTCTGAAGAAGCTAACACTGCCTGGGAAAAAACCAAGGATGCTTTGCGTAATGCTGGAGAAGATGTAAAAGAGGGATTGAAAGACGCAAAAGATGCGACAGTAGATGCGACAAATACGGCTGTTGATAAAACAAAAGACGCTGCAAAAGATGTCGCTGACGGTACGAAGAAAGTTGCAAATGATGTTGCTACCGGAACCAAAGAGGCTGCTAAAGATGTAAAAGATGCTTCCAAAAAAGTAGGTGACGATATTAGTCGGAAAGCTAAAAATGTAGGTGAAGCGTTGAAAAATTAGTTGACGTATTTCATTTGAACGATAGGGAAGGGGAGCACTTTTTTGAGTGCCCCCCTTTTTTATATCACATCTTTATAATATTGACTTAAATAGGTTTATTGGTAATAATCCCATAATAATTTGGAAAGCTTACGGGTAAGCACCTCTGCTTCATTTGTTTTACCCCAGCTTTTGTCTACATTGTTTTTGGTGAAAATACTGAAAACGTAATCTCCTTTCGGCGCATTGACCAAAATGACCTCATTGCGTACGTCATCTAAAGAGCCTGTTTTTGAAGCTGTTTTAACAGTGGATGGGATTTGCGATAGTCCTCTTTCATCATAGAACATGTTGCCCATAAAACGATACATCTGATCGGAAGATTTTTGGGATACAACTTTGCCTTGTCGGATTAGTGTGACCAAGTCGGCCATTTCTTTTGGTGTAGTCTGGCCCCAGCCATATCTTTCCCAATCTGGCTTCCGCCCCTCTGTCTGTGAGTTGACACGTGTGTTGGCCAGTTGAAAATCGCTCATTAACTTATTGATCGCGACTCCTCCTCCCGCAAGTTTTTGGTTCCAAATGCTGGTTACATTATCACTATACGATAGCATAAGCGCAACCAAGGTTTTCAGGTCAACTTGTGTACTGTCCTTAAAAAATTGCATCAGCCCTGAGCCGCCATATCGTTGACTAGCACGGTAGAGCAGTTGCTGATCAAGTTGTAGTTCACCTTTTTCAATTTTATCAAAGATGCCGACTAAAATGGGGATTTTGACAATACTTGCCGTCGGGAAAATGCTGTCGCCCTGGATGTTGACTTCTTTGTTTTTTTTGAGATGGTGTACATAAATGCCGACATCGCCTTGAAAACCCTGAATCAGCTGTTTAATCTGTGATTCGAGTTTTTTATCGGTAGCGGCTTTTTGACCAAAGGACAGTAATGATAAGAATAGTAACGCAAATGATAGGAATATTTTGTGCATTGTGAAGATATAATATATGTTAAATGTGGTGGATAATAGTTATTTTTATTGTTTATAGGGCTTAAGTTACGAAATATCCATGATTCGTACGCACAGATCGATGAAAAATAAACTGGATATTCTAGCACGAACATTGAAAGACTGATTTTTGACTATGAAATTATTTATGATTTTGATCGGTTGTAAACCGAAAAATAGACGGACAGAACAGCATGACATTTTCTTTGGTATTGGTAATGAGCTCAAGGATTTTGTCGATCCCATTAAAGATTTTTGGCCCGAGGCAGACGGTAAAATTCACATTGATGCGTACCGTATTGTCCATAAGATTGGGGAATATGAGATCAAGGTTACTGAAAGGGGGAATGAACAGGCTATTGATTCAGAATTGAAGTTGTTTTTTGTCAATTTAGGTGGCTACAAACCGAATGAATTTGACGAGTTCCATTACAAAGAACTTATTGTAGCATCTAGTTTGGCCAAGGCGACTGAAAAGGCAAAACGCACTGTTTTTTGGAAGCACCACAGTTCGGCACATATCGATGATAAGTACGGTTTGGATGTTGATGATATTTATGAGATAGAAGATTTGCTATTACCTCATGATAAAGAGCTGTATAGTATTCAAATTACGCCAAAGATCGGTCTAGAAGAAGATACCATTGCGAATGGATATTTTAAACTGAGTGCGCTGTAATAAGAATGTGCGATTA
The DNA window shown above is from Sphingobacterium thalpophilum and carries:
- a CDS encoding N-acetyltransferase family protein, yielding MNQLKFRDAAQHDLPRIVEIYNSTIASRMVTADTAPVSVASRQKWFDEHNASKRPLWLIEDENNQILGWVSFQSFYGRPAYDATVEISIYLDEQQRGRGLGKQILQYCIDKAPGLGVHTLLGFIFAHNLPSIALFEKTGFKEWANLPNIATLDQEERSLKILGIRIK
- a CDS encoding DUF5009 domain-containing protein, translated to MNALQAVPKIRIRSMDVMRGFTLFLMLFVNDLFIPGVPKWLVHSEADEDGMGLADWVFPGFLFMVGMAVPYAVAAREKIGSSTAVIFVHMLIRTLSLLLIGVLILNGSRVDPQLTGMSHLLWLALLYVFVFLIWNHYPKDMQYQDPWYAELGIGLLRD
- a CDS encoding glycoside hydrolase family 18 protein, producing MECKLKSIFSQTFTVLLLTLLLYPSVSCARAKNKKVVIAYVTSWSKVMPDPTYLTHINYAFAHVSDSFDGLRIDNESRLKAITDLKKTHPHLKVLLSVGGWGSGRFSEMAANESNRQKFAKDCWRVMREFNLDGIDIDWEYPTNSSAGISSSLADTENFTLLMHDIRKAIGKKKLLTLASVANGKYIAFDKIKNDVDFVNIMTYDSGHPPYHHASLHRSPLSGHTTCVEAVKAHIEGGMPVEKLVLGIPFYGRGNKTEVKSFIDYKDLLSLQGFEQKWDDEAKAHYLVNDKGDFVLTYETPESIALKCDYVHDRTTRCDVLGIRGRYSRRCLTGCRLQRYSRINKKA
- a CDS encoding M3 family metallopeptidase, with amino-acid sequence MSILTEKFKTQHDTAPFSQIKNEDYIPAFDEAIQKTKDEVDAIVNNPETATFDNTIAAMSYSGQTLDRLSNIFFNLHSAETNADLEKIAQDVAPKLSALGNDITLNFDLFKRVKAVYDQKDQLTLTAEQTTLLEKSYKDFVRNGALLNDEQKEKLREIDAELSLLKLKFGENVLAETNAYQLLVTDEKDLAGLPEGAVEAAHALAKAKEKEGWLFTLDFPSYLPFVTYADNRELRKEITLAAGRKAFQDNEHNNVDNVLKIVKLRFERANLLGYATHADFVLAERMAQNPSKVTEFLNDLLGKAKPAAVKEFAELSQFAKNMHGIDQLEKWDGAYYAEKLKQERFNLDDEKLKPYFKLENVLQGAFEVAHRLFGINFKEVDTIDTYHEEVQTFEVSKDNGELVAIFYADFFPRKGKRNGAWMTSFKPQYIQQGKQERPHVSIVCNFTRPTASKPSLLTFQEVTTLFHEFGHALHGMLADSTYPTLSGTSVYWDFVELPSQVMENWCYEKEALELFAKHYETGEVIPIELVEKIRESASFLEGMATMRQLSFGLLDMGWHGQDPTAISDLKSFEDQQFASTKLYPDVKDNAMSTAFSHIFNGGYSSGYYSYKWAEVLDADAFDYFKQNGIFNKEIATKFKDNILSKGGTEHPMVLYKRFRGQEPSVEPLLKRAGLIK
- a CDS encoding pyridoxal phosphate-dependent aminotransferase; amino-acid sequence: MSTSSYLSDRINNLSESATLKMTKLGRELAAKGVNVISLSVGEPDFNTPEHVKDAAKKALDENWTRYSPVPGYPELRQAIVNKLKTENNLDYDISQIVVSTGAKQSLSNVILTLINPGDEVIIPTPYWVSYSEMVVLAEGKSVFINTEIDNNFKITPAQLEAAITPKTKLFMFSSPNNPTGTVYSKDELAALAEVFEKHPQVFILSDEIYEHINFVDKHESIAQFESIKDRVIIINGFSKAFAMTGWRLGYIAANKTIAAANDKLQGQTTSGTCSISQRAGIVAYEQGLESVNKMKEAFARRRQLVYDLLTEIPGVRTNLPEGAFYFFPEISSFFGKKDQDGNVIKNSSDLALYLLNVGHVATVGGDSFGNDNYIRLSYAASDESLIEALKRIKEALGKLA